A stretch of DNA from Micromonospora sp. NBC_01813:
CGCTGGTACAGCGCCGACCTCAACGGAGCAAGGTCTCTGATCTCCTGCCACTCGGAAGGAACCGGAATGGTCGTCGTTGACCCGGACTTCGTCCGACTGATGCGCAGACTTCGACAGGAACACGGGATGTCGTTCCGGGATCTGGCAAAGAAGGCGTACTTCTCACGTTCGTACCTGTGTGAGGTGGAGAACGGCAAGAAACCGCCCAGCCTGCACCTCGCCAAGGCGCTGGACGTCTGCCTCAACGCCGAAGGTCAGCTCACGCGACTCGTGACCGCCGGTCCCGATGACCAGGAACGTGAATTCCCGTTCCGATCCGCAGCCTCTGGGGACTGCCCGGACCGCGACGTCGAAGCGTGGCTAACGCGCTCGACGTGGCCAGCTCAGCTGGGCGGATCAACGCCCGTCAGCGCATCCCAATGGGCGCAAGTCGCGACGATGCTCTACGACGTCTTCGTCCGTAGCCGGCCACCGCTCCTGCGCCTCGGACCAGACCGGTACGCCAACCCTTCCCAACGGGAACGGAACCTGACACCGTTCGCTGCCGAGGCAACCATGCAGGGACGCACACCACGTGTCGAATGCCGCGCCGTATCCCGACAGCAAGCGCCGAGCGACGTAGCCGCCCTGCTCTCCCTGGACCTGGGGGACACCGTCGTTCTCCGAGAGAACCGGTACCTTGTTGACGGCCAACCCGTCCAACTCGGGCATACCTACCTGCCAACGAGTGTAGTCGGAACATCCACCCTCGCGACCGAACTGAACTTGGGGCCAGGCGGGACGTTCGCTGCCCTCGAAAGACTCGGATACCGGACCGCACGGATCAGAGAACAGGTCACCACGCGATTCCCGACCCGCGACGAGGCAGAGGCGCTGAAACTCCCGCCCGGTGTACCCGTCATCGTGCTGCTGCACGCCTCCTACGACAACGACGGTTTCCCGTTCGAAGCGACCCGCTACATCCTGCGGTCCGACGCGATGGCAGTTCAGTACGTGGCGCAGGTCGCTGCCTGACCGCCAGCTCATCCGCGCCATCGGCCGGCATACCGGCGTGTCCGCCCGTCGAGGGCCAGCCCGTCCGGCCCTGCGGGGCCAGATCCGACTTGCGGCCTTGACGCCCAACTGCATGATTGCCGGATGAGCCTGAGTGACGCCGACCTCCTGTTGGTGGCTGCCCGCCTGGTGATGACCGTCTGCGGCCTCCTTCTGGTGGTTCTCGGTGTCCACACCGTGGTGACGCGTCGGTCGCCCCTGTCCCGGCTTCGCTTCGTTCGACCGACGAGTAGCCAGCTGTCCCAACCTGTGCGCAACGGTGGGTGCCAAGCGTTGATCGGCGCGAGTCTGCTCATCCAGCAAGTCCCGTTCCTGGTCCCTGTGCCGCATGGGTTCGGAACCGCCCTGTTCGCGGTGGCGCTGCTCGTCGTCTTCGCCGCGTTGGGATGGTTCGTCGTGGTCCGGCGATAGTCAACGAGGATCATGACGGCGGCTCGGTTGAGCCCGGCAGGCAGCGCGTCCGCGACGCGGATCTCGACGCCGCGCAGCGCGGCGTGTGCCCCGGCCTCGCGGGACACCATCCAGGTGTCCTGAGCCTGCTGCCCCTGCGGCCGGCCCTCCCTGCGGGTCTCCGTCGCTGCCTGACGGGACACCGGTCCGTCAGAGACGGGCATGGGACTTTTCCGGAGGGCGCCTCGGTCGCCGTTTCCCGACGACATGCTGCGGTGGCTGGATGTCGTCGGCCGGTCCTGGCTGGATCCTCAGCGCGGCGGCATCGACGACTGGAGCCGATTCGGGCAACTCTACGACTACGCGACTCGTGACCGCGAAGGCTTCCTCGCCGAACTGCAGGCGCTCGTGGCGGGAGCTCGAGGCGGCTTCGCGACGCTTGGTGCCGCACGCGTGGTGTGGGAGCTGTACGACGGTGACGCCCTTCGTATCCCCTCGGCCTGGTCGCTGATCGACGCGGGGATCGAGTTCAAGCGCTCGCGTGGTCTGCCGGCCATCATGCTGACGGGCTACGAGTCGCAGCGTCTCGCCCAGATCCGAAGCGACGGCGGCTGAATCCGCCCAGCATCCGTTTCTGCAACGACTGTCAATGTGTCTATCGGTTTAGGAGCCCCGCTGTGGAAAGCTTGCTGTGTATTGCGCTTGTCGTTGGTCCGATCGCCATCCTTGTCTGGCAGTTTGTCGAGACGCGGGCTGCGGTGGCGACAACGAGGGTCGAGACAGCGTACGGTCCTGCGCAGGCCGCGCAGATCGTCCATGATGCGTTCACCGGTCCGCGTGCCGTGC
This window harbors:
- a CDS encoding UTRA domain-containing protein, whose amino-acid sequence is MVVVDPDFVRLMRRLRQEHGMSFRDLAKKAYFSRSYLCEVENGKKPPSLHLAKALDVCLNAEGQLTRLVTAGPDDQEREFPFRSAASGDCPDRDVEAWLTRSTWPAQLGGSTPVSASQWAQVATMLYDVFVRSRPPLLRLGPDRYANPSQRERNLTPFAAEATMQGRTPRVECRAVSRQQAPSDVAALLSLDLGDTVVLRENRYLVDGQPVQLGHTYLPTSVVGTSTLATELNLGPGGTFAALERLGYRTARIREQVTTRFPTRDEAEALKLPPGVPVIVLLHASYDNDGFPFEATRYILRSDAMAVQYVAQVAA